In Arachis stenosperma cultivar V10309 chromosome 1, arast.V10309.gnm1.PFL2, whole genome shotgun sequence, one DNA window encodes the following:
- the LOC130978756 gene encoding uncharacterized protein LOC130978756, with protein sequence MAPRGRGRGHGRGRTSNQKLETDTNNPVNFMAALESMAATMQATTKALGQQMKMAVERALQVQLVPEVQCVEFATYQLTGEALHWWQETRCLVEFYKRYFPNLVRTAKELELLQLKQGAMSVPEYTNKFKELCRFSHICQGAPRDFEEWKCIKFEGGLWSDILSSTRPMEIRTFLELVNKSRVAKDCMRRVAAEKGSHKMSFQQNQGRSFATRGQTFKHGGFVPEQTQGQTNFRRPNNNNYQGKRVRKQPLNEQACARCGSHHPGVPCKAGWGLFIHVERRGIKPQTVRRSRAGKTLNALFDSGAAHSFIAFERASELALKIVVLDYDLIVHNANSEAVVTRLGCPQVSFQVKQRDFVHDLICLPMVGSDLILGLDWLSKNHVLLDYSEKSLYFMLEES encoded by the exons atggcacCTCGTGGACGTGGTCGAGGCCATGGGAGAGGTCGAACTAGTAATCAGAAATTGGAAACCGACACGAATAACCCAGTGAACTTCATGGCTGCATTGGAGAGCATGGCTGCTACTATGCAGGCCACTACTAAGGCGCTTGGACAGCAAATGAAAATG GCTGTGGAGCGAGCATTACAAGTACAACTGGTGCCTGAAGTGCAGTGTGTCGAATTTGCTACTTATCAGCTCACTGGAGAAGCACTACATTGGTGGCAGGAAACACGATGTCTC GTGGAATTTTATAAAAGGTACTTTCCGAATTTAGTCAGGACAGCAAAGGAGCTTGAATtactacagctgaagcagggtgcTATGTCTGTGCCTGAATATACAAACAAATTTAAGGAATTGTGTAGATTTTCCCATATTTGTCAAGGAGCTCCTAGAGACTTTGAGGAGTGGAAGTGCATTAAGTTTGAAGGAGGGCTCTGGAGCGATATCTTAAGTTCTACGAGGCCAATGGAGATCAGGACTTTCTTAGAACTAGTGAATAAGAGCAGGGTTGCTAAAGATTGTATGAGAAGGGTGGCTGCAGAGAAAGGGAGCCATAAGATGTCTTTTCAACAGAACCAAGGAAGAAGCTTTGCTACTAGGGGTCAGACTTTCAAGCATGGAGGTTTTGTACCAGAGCAGACTCAGGGTCAGACCAATTTTAGAAGGCCTAACAACAACAATTACCAAgggaaaagagttagaaagcaGCCTCTGAATGAGCAAGCTTGTGCTAGATGTGGAAGTCATCATCCGGGTGTTCCATGTAAAGCTGGTTGGGGCTTGTTTATTCatgtggaaaggcggggcataaagcctcAAACTGTCCGAAGAAGCAGAG CCGGTAAAACTTtgaatgctttatttgattctgGAGCTGCTCATTCATTCATAGCATTTGAGAGGGCTAGTGAATTAGCGTTGAAGATAGTTGTGTTAGATTATGATCTGATTGTGCATAATGCTAATTCGGAAGCCGTTGTGACTAGGTTAGGCTGTCCACAAGTGTCGTTCCAAGTTAAACAGCGAGATTTTGTACATGATCTAATTTGTTTACCAATGGTTGGTTCGGATCTCATTTTGGGACtagattggttatctaagaatcATGTCTTGCTAGACTATTCTGAGAAATCGTTGTATTTTATGCTGGAAGAATCGTAA